The genomic DNA CGCTGTCGGGTGACGATATTTACATGTACTGATTACTGAAACAACTGGTTTTGGTACTATGATAGCATGTATTGTGTTTTTGTAGTGgcgtatattatattttgagaaTTTCCAAATAACTTAATttccatttaaaattaaattaaaatttgtaaaagttTTCGTTCATGCTTAATCTTTactctattttcatttttttatatatgtgaaaaaatctaaataaaaattacacaaGAGAGTGTAAGGCAGAAGGCATTAATCTTTCTTTGAGATACTTATAAGCCATTTgctgaaagaaaaaacatttactTTTAATAGAATCAATAATAACTGAACATGATTTGATCAAGTATAATGAATCGAAGGATGAGATAAAAGTAAATGGGAAACAAAGACATTGGAAATGGTACTGCTGCTGCAGAAAGCTACTCAACTTTTTgatcggagagagagagagagagagctttggatTGTGTTATCGAAAAGAGAGAAGCCAATGTTTGAGatcaatagagagagagagacgaagcgTGTTGTGAGGTCACATGGCTCAGTCTCGTCCCattcttgtttcaattttacTTCTTTGACCCTCACCGCCATATCCTTCTTACATTAAggtagacttcatttgttaaaGAATAGTTTAAATTGatgctttggtttttttttttggtttgaattatCAAAAGTAACTCAATTTACTTCTGGATGGTTTTCATATTATtcaataatttgatatattattagcATTTTGGAAGTTTTGTAATCCACAGAAAAAAACATGACGAGACACTAAATTAAAACGGATTACAATACAACTTGAAACACTAATACAAAAACAATGAGGTCATATATTGATcaattaataatataactatatctaGCTAGTTtaacttcataaaaaaaaagttttgtgataaatttaaaacacactaactcaattatataatatgaagTGTTTAAAATATCTAATGCATGCgtcattataatattttagtatCTGTAAACAATGATTATATGTATGTTGTTTTAGTTCTTTTCTTGCAAGTTCTTTTATGCCACGGGTTCAATTGTGTCGTTGTGTGTCATGATTTTGCATAGGGCCcttttagattttatatgttGGATCGTTTACGCATATTTTATATGCCGGGATtgatcatttatctttttttggtcGGACTGATCATTTATCTTAGATGACTAAAAGATGATAACAAAATCGATTGTaataattcgatttttttttggtactacTTTAGAAATAATTCATACCTCCAAATCGATGGGacaaatctttataaattgttttgatATGAAATTACTCATGCATTGACTGAAattatttttgggatttttattgCCAGTACCAAAGTTTTATATGTTGGATCGTTTATGCATTTATTATATGCCAGATtgatcatttatctttttttggtcGTACTGATCATTTATCTTAGATGAAGAAAAACTATTTTAGAAATAACTCATCCCTCCATATCGTCGGGACAAATCCTTATCAGTTGTTTTGACATGAAATTACGTACTCATGCATTGACcagtatattattttaattgctAGTACCATTATTATGTCATTACCAAAGTTTTAATTCACTTAATCAATACATATTACtcattaaaaactaatttattgcCATTCAAGATCAGCTTTAATTCACTTAATCAATCTTCTcgccatttttttattaattgtcgttctagagttaaaattttgtgttataatacttgtcgttttatatttccaatgcaaatgtttgataaatattctaattttatccaactgttttaatgttttaaccaatcaaaaaattaaaaatatatttaaaaagaataaaacaaaaaaaataatagtttcttaatctgtgtgaaacaactaataaaaaacagagagagtacATAGTATTACTcataaaaaactaatttattaccattcaaaacttgtttaaattcactTAATCAATACATATTActcaaaaaaaactaatttatgtCATGGTATTTTAAAACCAGCACAAgtagttatttaattataaaaattattagaaactGATTAAAGGTTACTATTTAAAAATTAGATAtgaattaaaaatgaaattttaatcGGTATGATTTTCCAATATAATACTAGTAATCTGAATTCAAGCGAGAGGAACTggcatcttcttctcatttGATTAAATTTGGTAAATAAAACAACTAATTGATTAGTTGGATAGAAAAAATATGTGAGTGGAACAAGTGTTTTTTATACTTTTCTATTAACATTGTTTCGGTgtcatccaaaatatatatatatatatatatatatatatattaaaattgtaattgttTTCGAGTCATAGGACTTATAGAATCAATCTATTTTTTTAGTATGAGATCTAGAAGTCTTTTCCTTATTATTGCTTTATAAGTTAAATTATTACTtgactttctttttgttttcaaattaacGTTGCACTAATTCTTGTAAATGCTTCCTTGAAAAAGTATCTAAAGTATTTTGCCGAAATTTACAGTCGAGGGACTATTTTTCCTACTATAGTACACCTTTGGATGGTTTCGAATTTGTGGTATCTTTtatgtcccaaaaaaaaaaaaactataggtTACACGGACTTAAAGGAGACAAGAGTATCACAGCcttagattttattttccacCGTGTTTCTAAATAGGATTCTTGATCAGATGATTTTTATCTGAGATTTTGTACGTTTTGGATCACATTTAAGTTGTTGTTTCTCTCTATTGGCTCAAGCGACCAACCAACTTTGTTACACAGCAACCCTAAGTCATATCATAGCCATCCAACTCTAATATCTTCTCTTCCGCATAAAAGTTCGGTCATAATTAATGATACTGTGCTTAATCAGACTAATAGAAAGATGCCACCTAGTTAATAGACAAATTAAGTTGGGCTATCATCTCTTAGTTATCACATATGTCAACATCAAGAATACTTTGTTTAAAACATGACATGATTACATTGATAAAGCATATACCCCACACGCCGaaatgtttttctattttttttttgtcgtgatTTTTTCTATGACTAAATTTGACCGAGTAAATGGATCGGATGGCAAATGTGAGACGTGTTTAATTCTTATCACTTTTAGAGGatacgtttttattttttttgttaaaagatagGTTTTTAATTTGAGTAATTGTTTTACGGACATTCGAAACTTAGCTAGTCGAGTAATTTTGATgtacaaaaaaatcatattgcTTTTGTTTTCGAAAATGAATAATAAAACGACAAAGGAAGTATGTGGCGGCCAGAATTAGAGAGTCGAAAACGGTGAAAAGGTAAGTTTTAtatcccaattttttttcttaatcaatatGCAAGTAGGTTGTTTCAATCTGGGTATATGATTTTAGTGTTGTTTTCGGTTTagctaatatataatatttcttgTTATTAAAGACGTTTGAACCAGACATGGTTGAAAGTATATTCTCTTTAGAcgaatttacatatttttaatgtcTTCTAATCTACtctttgaatgtttttttttaaactagcGTTAACAAAAGTTGTTATAACTCCagtgttttaaaaaatggcACGTATAAATCATATATGTTCTACAGTGAAAAAGTGTTATCGTTTTATGCAATGTAGTGTATTTATACAGAAAAAGAAATACACAGTAGTTATCTACAGATACGAGTGCGGCCCATGTATAATGTTTCCGTTCATACGATGAAACCTTGTATATTATGAATAAtcgaaaataaaacaaaaatacttgtttacaaaaaaaaaacaaaaatactttgttgttttgtgaaaaaataaatcGAAAACTAAAAGTGACTACAGTATGAttttacaaatcaaaacaagTAGCTAGATTGTACAATTAATTAAGCAAATgtattcatttaaaattaattttcactCTATAAATCGTTAGCTTCCAAGAGTTGTAAAGGCAAATATGCTTTCGGACCCATGCatggtttttgatgttttttacGGTTATTCCATTACGGGTAGGGTTATGTGATAAACGATATGATTTcataaaaagaataaatcaGCGGTCATTGTCTCCGCATGGTTCGGGGAAAAATACTCGTATAAATAAGCCTTTAAGATTTCGAATTTATAAAGCTTTGACGTCGGCTGATAcatagaaacaataaaaaaacaaactttgtcATCAAGCTCTCTCCGTCTCTCTCTGTCGATCAATAACGCATTACACACGCACCGTACCGTATAGAAGCAAAATAGTATTTGAACACTTAAAAAAGTGATATACAACAGAATTATCATTCCAAACTTTGGGATTAAAAGGGGTAATGAAGCTTTCATTCTCTATTACTTTGACTCACATGTGATCATATACGgcgaaaaaaaacattaaatacaTGGCAACGTATAAAGTTGAGACTTAAACatgttattattttctctctcaTCGAACATGAGTGTAACAAGACGAACCCCAAAGCCTGCAAAAACACACAGaatcttttctttggttttgtggaCCGGTCTACAATCTCACGTGCAAAACCAAATAATACACAATCTCTCCCTATATCTCTACTTTTTCTGAACTCAATTGTTTTCGATTTTCTTCAGAGCTTctattgttaaaaaatatatcagcTTTATAACCCTCACAAGCTTCTCGTCTCTTCCATAGATCAAAACCacactttttgagttttttctgtttcctttcttcttcaatttctgaatttctttttttataaataaaatcttgTAGAGGGATAATAACAAGTTTGATTTCCCTAGTGTATCTTTACCTTTTGCCTTGTCTCCCTCTcgagacaaaaagagaaagacaaacactttctgtcttcttttttttttcctctctttctctcgctcAGACCCTTTTCATATTCAAGTgtatatttcaataattttttctagCTAACTATGGCCTTGGAGGCTGTTGTTTACCCGCAAGATCCATTCTCCTACATCTCTTGCAAAGATTTCCCGTTTTACGATTTGTactttcaagaagaagaagatctagaTCCACAAGACACCAAGAACAACATTAAGCTAGGGCAAGGACAAGAACATGGGTTTGCAAGTAATAATTACAACGGTAAAAGCGGAGATAACAGTGATGATTATAACTTCAACGAAGAGGATCTTCAATGGCCACGAGACGACCTTCCTTATGGATCTGCCGTCGATACCAAGAACCAGCCTCCGCCGTTGGATGTGGCGGTAGgagggaggaggaagaggagaaggacGAGGTCTTGCAAGAACAAGGAAGAGATCGAGAACCAGAGGATGACTCACATCGCCGTTGAGAGAAATCGCCGGAAACAGATGAATGAGTACCTCGCCGTTCTCCGTTCTCTCATGCCACCTTCTTACGCTCAAAGGGTTAGTCTCTACATACAACagttatatgtatataagtGTGTGAGCGCGTGATATCTTCAGTAGTGCTTTAGCTTTAGCTGTAATTTCTTGACGtgtcaaagataaaaataaaataaaaaggcaaaGCCTATGTTCTAGACTTCTAGCTAATTAGGACATACATAGGCAGATAGGCTATATGTTCATATAGATATGCATGTATGCATGTTTATTTGCTTTAAACATAAATTTGAGAATGATGATGGATGAATGAAAGCCGTTATATatgatgacaaaaataaaaaataatacaaagttagtcgttatttcttttttgataatattAGATCATCTAGTctctaaaatgaaaatttcGTTAGTGGAATTGTGGGAGCATAAATAAAGTCTTGAACATCATTACACCCAAAAAGGACTATACAGATTATAGATGTATGATGAAATGGtgacataatatttaaatatgtataaataaggtACGAAATATAGaaatgtttgattgtttttgcaaAACCTTTAGCAATTTCTATGGGCTAAGCTAACCTATGGTTGGTGGTTAAAGGGAGATCAAGCGTCAATCGTAGGCGGAGCCATTACCTACTTAAAGGAGCTTGagcatcatttacaatcaatTGAGCCTCCAGTGAAGACCGCCGCAGAAAACAACGAAACCGGCCGCGACCAGACCAACACAATCGTCGCTGCTAGCTCATCCGGACCATTCTCGGATTTCTTTGCATTTCCTCAGTACTCGAGCCAGCCTACGTCAGCGGCAGCGGCTGAGGGGATGGCGGAGATAGAGGTGACGATGGTGGAGAGCCATGCAAGTCTGAAGATACTTGCGAAGAAGCGACCGAAGCAGCTTCTTAAACTGGTCGCATCAATACAGAGCCTAAGGCtcactcttcttcatctcaacGTCACCACTCGAGATGACTCCGTCCTCTATTCCATAAGCGTCAAGgtacaatgtttttttctctctctttttcgtcattttttttttactaactaacGAGATTAGAGTGATTATATAATACCGTTTTTTAGGGTTAGTGGGTTGATTTTGCATATCCGAATTAACGTGGTATTAATGGGAGACTAATCATTATTTTCTCATTGTTAGTTTTGGGTCAATGTATGATTCAATGATTCTTTTCCcagtcacaaatttttttgttcatttaatgTGTCCCTCATTAGTACattttgtgatttatttgtCTGGGCCAGAAAAGGTTTTCGAggaacaataataaaaattgttctGTTTTACTTGGTTAGGGCTGCCCTCAATTATTGGGGGGTCAAAATCATCgtttctcttatttatttttttttaaaaacaatgagTACTATCATAACATTGATTCTTGTAAGAATCAGGGACCAAAAAGATGACATATGCCTACACATGTGtgaatgtgtgt from Camelina sativa cultivar DH55 chromosome 7, Cs, whole genome shotgun sequence includes the following:
- the LOC104700936 gene encoding transcription factor bHLH96-like, with the protein product MALEAVVYPQDPFSYISCKDFPFYDLYFQEEEDLDPQDTKNNIKLGQGQEHGFASNNYNGKSGDNSDDYNFNEEDLQWPRDDLPYGSAVDTKNQPPPLDVAVGGRRKRRRTRSCKNKEEIENQRMTHIAVERNRRKQMNEYLAVLRSLMPPSYAQRGDQASIVGGAITYLKELEHHLQSIEPPVKTAAENNETGRDQTNTIVAASSSGPFSDFFAFPQYSSQPTSAAAAEGMAEIEVTMVESHASLKILAKKRPKQLLKLVASIQSLRLTLLHLNVTTRDDSVLYSISVKVEEGSQLNTVEDIAAAVNQILRRIEEESSFS